TGATCGTCGAGGCACACGAGGTGGGTACCGACGACTGGACCACGCTGCCGGACTCCGGCGGCCTGACCACGCAGGACACCGGGAACAGCTGCACCTCCGGCTGGCGGGAGCTCCACCCGTTCCTCGCGCACTACCAGGGCGAGGACTGCTCCCCGGTCGGCACGACGGGTGTCTGGCACGCGGCCACCGGCACCTCCAACGGCTGGAAGGAGTTCGTGGCCGACCTGACCCCGTACGCGGGCACGCAGGTGGAGGTCTCGATCACGTACGTGACCGACTGGGCCTTCCAGAGCCTCGGGGTGTTCCTGGACGACACGCGGGTGACCGTCGACGGGACCACCGTCGCGGAGACCTCGTTCGAGACGGACCTCGGCGGCTGGACGGTGGCCGGCCCGCCGCCCGGCTCCAGCCCGGCGGCGGCCAACGACTGGTCCCGCACCCAGCAGGCGTTCGAGGAGGGCTCGGTGGTGGTCACCAGCGACACCGTCTACCTGGGCTTCGGGCTCGAAGGGTTGGCCCCGGCCGCCCGGGACGCGCTGGTCGCCCGGTCGTTGACCCACCTGACCGGCCGGCCCCGCCGGTAGCGGCGGTCGAGGGCGCGCCGGCGGCCGGGTAGGCCGTCGGCGCGCCTTGCCGCGTACCGCCGTGGGAACCGCCCGGACTGTGATGAGCTGTGGGGCATGGACCGGATCCGGCTCGGGCTGGTGCTCCACCCCACCCGGGACGTCTCCCCGGTGGTGGACACCATCGCGGCCTGGGCCGCCCGGCACGACGCCGCCCTGGCGGTACGCGCCGAGGACCGGCAGCGGGTGCCCGACCCCGTCCAGGCGATGTCGGAGAAGGATCTCGTCGCCGGCACGGACGTGCTGGTCAGCATCGGCGGAGACGGCACGATGCTGGGCGCGCTGCGGATGGCCGTCGACGATCCGAAGCCGGTGCTCGGCGTGCACCTGGGCAAGCTGGGGTTCCTGGTGGAGGTGGAACCGCCGGAACTGCCGGCGGCACTGGACCGGCTGCTGACCGGGGAGTACATCGTCGAGGCGCACAGCTGCCTGGCCTGCGACGTGTGCGGCGACGACGTGGTCGCGTTCAACGACATCGCGCTGATCCGCCAGCCCGGGCAGGGCTTCGTCACCGCCACCCTGGCGGTCAACGGGCAGCAGTACGGCTACTACCGCTGCGACGCGCTGGTGGTGAGCACCCCCATCGGCTCGACCGCCTACAGTTACGCCGCCGGCGGGCCGCTGATCTCCCCGGCGACGCGGGCGGTGGTGGTGACCCCGAGCGCACCGATGTCCGGCATCTCCCGGTCGGTGGTGGTCTCCCCGGACGAGATGGTGCGGTTGGAGCTGCGTCCCGGATCCGCGCCGGTCGCCGTGGAGGTGGACGGGATGGTCATCCGGGACGGCTCGACGTCGGGCGCGGTGGACATCCGCTACCGCCACGACGCGGGCCTGGTGGTACGCCTCGACCCGCGCCGCTACCAGGAACGCAGTCAGCTCAAGCTGAGCCTGCTCGACCTGCCGCTGCTGCCGGAACAACTGCGCGAACTGCTCCCCGAGAGCCTGCGCCGCCAACTCGGCCGCCGTGAGCTGCCACCCCCGCGCTGACCCTGGCTCGCCCTACCCGAGGCGCCGATAGCTCCGGCAGGGAGCGGCATCAGCGTCGGGTGCCGAGGCCGGCGTCGCGGGCCAGCAGGGCGGCTTCGGTGCGGTTGCTACAGCCCAGCTTGACCAGCAGCCGCGAAACATGGCCCTTCACGGTGGCCTCGGACAGGTGCAGACGGCGCCCGATCTGGTGGTTCGACCAGCCGGCGCCCAGGTTCTCCAGGACCTCTCGCTCACGTTCGGTGAGCGAGGCGCAGATGTCTCGGGCCTGTTGGCGGTGGTGACCGATGTTGCCGACCAGCCTCTGGGCCGCCACCGGCGACAGGACGGTGTTTCCCGCGGCGGCGGCTCGCACCAGGTCGACCAGTTCCTCCGGTGAGGTGGACTTGACCAGGAACCCGACGGCGCCGGCCCGCAACGCGCGCAGCACATACTCATCCAGATCGAAGGTGGTGAGCGCCACGATCCGGGGGGACCTGGGTAGTGTCGCGATGCGCTCGATCGCGGTGAGCCCGTCGACACCGGGCATCCGCAGATCGATCAGCATCACGTCGGGATGGAGGCGGACCACGGCCTCCACCGCCTCGGCACCGTCGTGCGCCTCACCGACCACGTCCAGGCCGGCAGCGGTGAGGATGGTGCGCAGGTGCGCGCACACCATCCGCTCGTCATCGACGAGCAGGACGCGGATCACCGCCCCGCCCCCGTCGGGACGTACACCGGAAGTGTGGCGGAGACGGTGAAGCCGCCGTCCGGCGTCGACCCGGCGGTCAGTGTGCCACCGACGACCTCCACCCGGCGCCGCAGCCCGTCCAGGCCGCTGCCGCCGCCGACCGCGGTCAGGTCCAGGTCGGGTGGGCGGCGCCGTGGAGTGTTGGAGACGGTCGCGTTCACGCCGTGCCTGCCGTAGGACACCGCCACGGTGGCGTCGGCACCTGGCGCGTGCTTGTGGACGTTGGTCAAGGACTCCTGCACCAGGCGGAACAGCGTGCGTCGCACGGTCGGCGCGACCATGGCCGGATCGCCCTCCTCCACCAGCCGCACCGGGAAACCGACCGCGCGGGAATCGTCCACCAGTGATGCCAGGTCGGATTCGCCGGCCGGTTCAGCGGGACCGGCCGGCGTCCCGTCCCCGCTGCGCAGGACGCCGACCAGGTCGCGCAGTTCGGCCAACGCCTGACAGCCGGCCACCCGCAGCTCCTCGGCCGCCGCTCGGGCGGCTGGGTCGGTGGTACTGACCCGCAGCGCACCGGCCTGCAGCACCATCAGGTTGATCCGATGGGTGACCGCGTCATGCATCTCGCCAGCCAGCTTGATCCGCTCGTCGGCCCGGGCCTGTTCGGCCAGCAGCAGCCGCTCTCGCTCGGCCCGCTCGGCCCGCTCCGTCAGCTCCGCCACCAGGCTTCGCCGGGCGCGAACGTACATGCCGAGCAGTGCGGAGCACAGTATGACGGCGGGCGCGGAGAAGGGGTCCGCGATCGCCCAGGCCCGCGCCCCCACCAGGAACGCCACCGCCAGCACCGCGATCACTGCCCACTGCCGCCACCGCCGTCCGCCGCCGTGGACGGTGACAGAATAGGGCGCGATGACGGCGGCCCAGGCCGGCGCGAACACACTGATCGCCGCGATCGTCAGCGCAGCGGTATACGGACGCCGGCGGCGCGCCAGCAGCATCGCCGCAGCAGTGACCTGCGCGGCCACGTAGACCCACGTCGGTGCCGCGACCAGGTGGGTGTCCGGGCCTGGACCGGAGAGTTCCAGCCCCGTGCCGACCGCCGCCGCCACCAGCGCCACAGACACGTCGACGGCCACCGAGAGTACCCGGCTGCGCCCCATACGTGCAGGGTAACCGGACCGGTTCGTCGTGCAAGCCGGCGCAGGCGACGACCCTACTTTCGTCGCAACCAGGCCCCGACGATGGTCGCGGTTGTGCCGTGCGGCCCTCGGACGCGGGGTTGACTGGCGCCGATGGATGTCGGCCGGATCCAGGAGGCGATCACATGGAGACTTCCCGCCACCGCACCGATCGCGGTGACGCCATCGACCGTCCCCAGCTCTCCGGGCCGATGGCACCGGCCGGTGCCACATCAACAGTCGCGGACGTGTCCACTGCGGGACCTCGCATCGACGCCCTCGACACGCTGCGCGGCTTCGCCCTCTGCGGCATTCTGCTCATCAACATCTACCAACAGGTCGTGTTCCAGGGGCAGGCCGCCGGCAAAGCACCGCACCTTCCCACCGCCGTCCAGCTGCTCTTCTACGAGCGGTTCTACCCCATCTTCGCGATCCTGTTCGGCGTCGGCTTCGGCATCTTCCTGCAGCGCGCGGCGACCCGGACCGGCCGGCCCAGGTTGGTGCTGGCCCGCCGGCTGGCGGTGCTACTGCTCATCGGCACCGCGCACTTCCTCTTCCATCCCGGTGAAGCGTTGACGGCGTACGCGCTGGCCGGACTTCTCGTGCTACTGCCCCTGAGCTACGTCGGTGGACGGGTCGCCCTCGTCGTGGCGGTGATGCTGCTGCTCGTCGGCGCCCAACTCGTCGTCGGTTTCGGACCGATCCCCGGACTCCTCGCGCTCGGGTACGCCCTGACCATGCTCGACGTGCCGTCCGGGCTCGAACGCCGCACCGGTCGAGTCGCCGCCGCGTTCGTCATCTTCGCTGCGCTGACCGCGACCTGGATCGTGCTGGCACTGCGGCAGGTCGACCTGCCCTTCGTCAACGTGACCGGTGGACCCGGCGGTGGCGTCAGCCTGCTCGGCCCGCTCGCCGGGATCGTCACCGGCCTCGCGTACTGCTGCGGCCTGCTCCTCCTGCTGCGTACCTCGGCCGGGCCGGCACTGTCCGCGATACTGTCCCCGATGGGCCGGATGGCACTGACCAACTACCTCAGTGCGACCGTGTTGTTCCTCGTGGCCGGCCCCCGGCTCGGCATCGACAGCACCGGGGACCTGCCCCAGATCATCGGGCTGACCGTCGGCATCATCGTCGTACAGGCGGTGTGGAGTGTGCTGTGGCTACGGTCGTTCCGATACGGGCCGGCCGAGTGGGCGTGGCGCTGCCTGACGTGGTGGCGGCGGGCACCGATCCGGCGACGGACGGCGGCCGCACCGACGTGAGGCCGCCCCGGCGTCAGGCGTTGGCGAGGACCTCGGTGACCAGGTCCTGTGCCTCCTGCTGCACCCGGGCCAGATGCTCGGGGCCCTGGAACGACTCGGCGTAAATCTTGTAGACGTCCTCGGTGCCGGAGGGGCGGGCCGCGAACCAGCCGGAGGCGGTGGTCACCTTGAGCCCGCCGATCGGCGCGCCGTTGCCGGGCGCGGTGGTCAGCGTGGCGGTGATCGGTTCGCCGGCCAGCTCGGTGGCCCGGATCTGGTCCGGGGAGAGCTTGCCGAGCACGGCCTTCTGCTCCCGGGTGGCCGGGGCGTCGATGCGGGCGTACGCGGGCGCGCCGAAGCGGTCGGCCAGGGCCGCCCAGTGCTCGCTCGGCGTGCGTCCCGTGCTGGCGATGATCTCGGCGGCGAGCAGGCAGAGCAGGATGCCGTCCTTGTCGGTGGTCCAGGTGCCGCCGTCGCGGCGCAGGAACGACGCGCCGGCGCTCTCCTCACCGCCGAAGCCCACCGCGCCGTCGAGCAGCCCCGGCACGAACCACTTGAAGCCCACCGGCACCTCCAGCAGCGGGCGGCCGAGGTCGGCGGCGACCCGGTCGATCATGGAGGAGGAGACCAGGGTCTTGCCGATCGCGGCATCCGGCCCCCATTGTTCGCGGGTGCGGAACAGGTGGGCGATCGCCACCGCGAGGTAGTGGTTCGGGTTCATCAACCCGGCGTCCGGGGTGACGATGCCGTGCCGGTCGGCGTCGGCGTCGTTGCCGGTGGCGACCTGGTAGTCGGCGCGCCGGGCGATCAGCGAGGCCATCGCGTTCGGCGACGAGCAGTCCATCCGGATCTTGCCGTCGCCGTCGAGGGTCATGAACCGCCAGGTGGGGTCGACGGCCGGGTTGACCACGGTCAGGTCGAGCCGGTGCCGCTGGGCGATCTCGCCCCAGTAGTCGACGCTGGCGCCGCCGAGCGGGTCGGCGCCGATGCGGACCCCGGCGGCGCGGACCGCGTCGAGGTCGATCGCGGACGGCAGGTCGTCGACATAGCGGCCGAGGAAGTCGTACGTGCCGGTGGTGTCGGCGGCCCGCGCCCGCGCGTACGGGATGCGGCGCACCTCCTTGAGCCCGGCGGCGAGGATCGCGTTCGCGCGGTCCTGGATCCACTTCGTGACGTCGGAGTCGGCGGGCCCGCCGTGGGTGGGGTTGTACTTGAACCCGCCGTCGTCCGGCGGGTTGTGCGACGGGGTGATCACGATGCCGTCGGCGAGCCCGGCGGTGCGCCCCCGGTTGTGGGTGAGGATGGCGTGCGAGACCGCCGGGGTGGGGGTGTAGCCGTCCCGGCTGTCCAGCAGCACCGTGACGTCGTTGGCGGCGAGCACCTCCAGGGCGTCCACGGCCGCCGGGGTGGAGAGCGCGTGGGTGTCCCGGCCGAGGAAGAGCGGCCCGTCGAGGCCCTGCTCCCGACGGTAGTCGCAGAGCGCCTGGGTGACCGCGAGGATGTGGTCGGAGTTGAAGGCGTTGCGCAGGCTCGACCCCCGGTGCCCGGAGGTGCCGAAGGAGACCTGCTGCGCCGCGTCGGCCGGGTCGGGATGCTCGGTGTAGTAGGCGGTCACCAGCCGTGGTACGTCGACCAGGTCGGCGGGCTCGGCCGGCTGGCCGGCGCGGGGATGACTCACGGTTCCACCTTCTGTCCCTTGCCGATGACCACGATTCCGTTGTCGGAGACGGTGTAGCGCTGCCGGTCCCGTTCCAGGTCCACGCCGATCTCGGCGCCCTCGGGCACGTAGACGTTCTTGTCCAGGATGGCCCGGCGCACCACGGCGTGTCGGCCGATCTCGACACCTTCCATGAGCACCGCGCCGTCGACGTGCGCCCAGGAGTGCACCTTCACCTTCGGCGAGACGATCGAGTTCTCCACCAGCGAGCCGGAGATCACCGCGCCGGGCGAGACCATCGAGGCGACGGCCCGGCCGACCCGTTCGCCCCACTGGTGCACGAACTTGGCCGGCGGGTACGGCGGCTGCTCGGTGTAGATCGGCCAGTCGAAGTTGTAGAGGTTGAACACCGGGTGGACGTTGATCAGATCCATGTGCGCGTCGTAGAAGGAGTCGAGCGTCCCCACGTCCCGCCAGTAGCCGAGGTCCCGCTCGGTGCTGCCCGGCACCTTGTTGTCCCGGAAGTCGTAGACGTTCGCCTCGCCGCGCTCGACCAGCATCGGGATGATGCTGCCGCCCATGTCGTGCTTGCTGGTCTTGTCGTCCGCGTCGCGCTCGACCGCGTCGATCAGGGCCCGGGTGGAGAAGACGTAGTTGCCCATGGAGGCGTAGATCTCGTCGGGTGCGTCGGGCAGGCCGACGGCGTCGGTGGGCTTCTCCCGGAAGGCCCGGATCCGCCGGCCGTCCTCGCCGACCTCGATGACGCCGAACTGGTCGGCCGTGGACAGCGGCTGCCGGATGCCGGCCACGGTCACCCCGGCGCCGGAGGCGATGTGGTCCTCGACCATCTGGCGGGGATCCATCCGGTAGATGTGGTCGGCGCCGAAGACGATCACGTGGTCGGGCTGCTCGTCGTAGATCAGGTTGAAGCTCTGGTAGATCGCGTCGGCCGAGCCGGCGAACCACCACGGGCCACGGCGCTGCTGCGCGGGCACCGGGGTGACGTAGTTGCCCAGCAGGGTCGACATCCGCCAGGTCTTGGTGATGTGCCGGTCGAGGGAGTGGGACTTGTACTGGGTCAGCACGACGATCTTCAGATAGCCGGCGTTGGCCAGGTTGGAGAGGACGAAGTCGACCATGCGGTACATCCCGCCGAACGGGACGGCCGGCTTGGCCCGGTCCGTGGTCAGCGGCATCAGGCGCTTGCCCTCTCCGCCGGCCAGGACGATCGCGAGCACCTTGGCAGCCATGAGCAGACGCTATCCATACCGGTGCCGCTTCACCACTCGTACGGGCACAGTTGGGCAGCCGGTGCCGCGTCGGATTCTGCACTAGGGTGCCGGACATGACGGACTCGGCACGGCTGCGCGTCGACCTGCTCACCCGGGAGTACCCGCCGGAGGTCTACGGCGGCGCCGGTGTCCACGTCGAGTACCTGGCCCGGGAACTGCGCCCGCTCGCCGACGTACGGGTGCACTGCTTCGGCGCGTCACGCACCGAGCCGGGCGTGCGGGCGTACGCCGAACCGGCGGCCCTGGCCGGCGCGAACGCCGCGCTGCGGACGATGGGGGTGGACCTGGAGATGGCCGCCGGGTGCGCCGGTGCGGACGTGGTGCACAGCCACACCTGGTACGCCAACCTGGCCGGGCACACCGCGAAGCTGCTCTACGGGGTGCCGCACGTGGTGACCGCGCACAGCCTGGAGCCGCTGCGGCCGTGGAAGGCCGAGCAGCTCGGCGGCGGCTACGCGCTCTCCTCGTGGTGCGAGCGTACGGCGGTGGAGGCCGCCGACGCGGTGATCGCGGTCAGCGAGGGGATGCGCCGCGACGTGCTGGCCGCGTACCCGGCGGTGGATCCGGACCGGGTCAAGGTGATCTACAACGGCATCGACACCGCGCAGTACGCCCCCGACCCGGACACCGACGTGCTGGCGCGCCTCGGCATCGACCCCGCCCTGCCCAGCGTGGTCTACGTCGGCCGGATCACCCGGCAGAAGGGCCTGCCACACCTGCTGCGCGCCGCCCGCGAGCTGCCGCCGGAGACCCAGCTGGTGCTGCTGGCCGGCGCGCCGGACACCGCCGAGATCGCCGCCGAGGTGAAGGGCCTCGTCGCCGAGCTGCGTTCCCGCCGGTCCGGGGTGGTCTGGGTGGCCGAGATGCTGCCCAAGTCCGAGGTGATCCAGGTGCTCACCCACGCCACGATCTTCGTCTGCCCCTCGGTGTACGAGCCGATGGGCATCGTCAACCTGGAGGCGATGGCCTGCGAGACGGCGGTGGTGGCCACCGCCACCGGCGGCATCCCGGAGGTGGTCGCCGACGGCGAGACCGGCCTGCTGGTCCCGATCGAGCAGGGCGGTCTCGACGGCACGCCCGCGGATCCGGCGCGCTTCGAGGCCGACCTGGCCGCACGCCTCACCGAGCTGCTCGCCAACCCGGAACACGCCGCCGCGCTCGGCCGCGCCGGCCGCCGCCGCGCCGTCGAACACTTCTCCTGGGACGCCATCGCCCGCCAGACCCTGGACCTGTATCACTCGGTGCTGCGGTAGCCGTTGAGTGGATCATCGCAGGGGTTGACCCACGGCGGCCGGATCTTGGTGCGATAGTGCCCCGCGAGGGGCGTTCCCGTACCAAGATCTTGTTTGGTGGTGAGCCGAGCGCGAAGCGATCTCGGGCAGTAGGTTGAAGCGGTGAGCGGACGGTTCCCGATCGAAGACGTCTCCCCCGTCGTCTCCTGCGGGCGCTACCCGGCCAGGGCCGTCGTCGGCGAGCTGGTGCCGGTGTCGGTGATCGCGTACCGCGAGGGGCACGACGCGCTCGGCTGCAACGTGGTCTGGCTCGGCCCCGACGGGCTGGCCCGCCCGTTCACCCGGATGCGACCGGGCGAGCCGGGCCGGGACCGGTGGCACGCCACCATCGCGCCGGACGCGGTCGGCGAGTGGATCTTCACGGTGGAGGCGTTCAGCGACCCGTACCTGAGCTGGCACGACGCGGTGACCAAGAAGATCGCCGCCGGCCAGGGGCCGGAGGATCTGGCCAACGACCTGGCCGATGGCGTACGCGTGCTGCGCGCCGCCGCCGAGCTGGTGCCGGCGGCGGCGCGGGCGAGCCTGGACACGGCGGTGTCGGCGCTGCGCGACACGGCCCGGCCGCTGCCCCGACGGGTGAGCCCGGCGCTGGAGCTGGCCGACCTGCTCTGGGCCCACCCGGTGCGGGAGCTGGTCACCACCGGCGAGGAGTACCGCATCTGGGTGGACCGCCCCCGCGCCCTCTTCTCCGCCTGGTACGAGTTCTTTCCCCGCTCCGAGGGCGCGATCCCGGCCACCGTCGACGCGCCGGCCCGCTCCGGCACCTTCGCCACCGCCGTCGAGCGGCTGCCCGGGGTCGCCGAGATGGGCTTCGACGTGCTCTACCTGCCGCCGATCCACCCGATCGGCCGGGTCAACCGCAAGGGCCCCAACAACAGTTTGGTCGCCGGGCCGGACGACGTGGGCTCGCCGTGGGCGATCGGCGCCGAAGAGGGCGGTCACGACGCCATCCACCCCGACCTGGGTACGCCGGAGGACTTCCGCGAGTTCGTCGCCGCTGCCGCCGAGCACGGCCTGGAGGTGGCGATGGACCTGGCGTTGCAGTGCGCGCCGGACCACCCGTGGGTGACCGAGCACCCGGAGTGGTTCACCACCCGGGCCGACGGCAGCATCGCGTACGCGGAGAACCCGCCGAAGAAGTACCAGGACATCTATCCGCTGAACTTCGACAACGACCCGGAGGGGATCCGCGCCGAGGTGCTGCGCGTGGTGCGGCACTGGGTCGGCGAGGGCGTGAAGATCTTCCGGGTGGACAATCCGCACACCAAGCCGGTCGACTTCTGGCACTGGCTGATCTGGGAGGTCAAGAAGGTCGACCCGGACGTGCTCTTCCTCGCCGAGGCGTTCACCCGGCCGGCGATGATGCACGGGCTGGCCAAGGTCGGTTTCACCCAGTCGTACACGTACTTCACCTGGCGGACCTCGCCCGCCCAGCTGCGCGAGTACTGCGCGGAGCTGGTGGCGGCGGCCGACTACATGCGGCCGAACTTCTGGCCGAACACGCCGGACATCCTGCACGAGTCGCTCCAGCACGGCGGGCCGCCGATGTTCAAGATCCGGGCGGTGCTGGCCGCGCTGCTCTCCCCCTCCTGGGGCATGTACGCCGGCTACGAGCTGTTCGAGCACGTGCCCCGCCCCGGTGCCGAGGAGTATCTGGACAACGAGAAGTACCAGCTGCGACCCCGGGACTGGGCCGGCGCGCTGGCGCGGGGGCGGTCGCTGGCGCCGTTCATCGCCACCCTCAACCGGGTACGCCGGGACAACCCGGCCCTGCACCGGCTGCGCAACCTGGTCTTCCACGACATCGACAACCCGGCGCTGCTGTGCTGGTCCAAGCGCGACCCGGCGACCGGCAACACGGTGCTGGTGGTCTGCTCGTTCGACTCGCACAGCGTGCAGTGGGGCAACACCACGCTGGACATGCCGGCGCTGGGCCTGGACTGGCACGACCGGTTCACCGTGCACGACGAGCTGACCGGCGCCAGCTACGACTGGGGGCAGCGCAACGCGGTACGGCTCGACCCGTACCTGCAACCCGCGCACGTGCTCACCCTGCGCCGCCCTCCTCCCCCACCCGCGACACCCGCCGTACCCGCCGGACCGGCTACGCCTGCCGCGCCGGCCGGACCCGCCGCACCCGCCGTGCCCGCCGTCTCTGCCGGGTCCGCCGCACCTGCCGCCTCCGCAACGAAGGACGACGTCCGATGGACCAGCTGATCTCCGGGGAGACCCACGACCCGCACGCCGTGCTCGGGGCGCACCCGGCCGGCGGGCGTACGGTGATCCGCACCCTGCGCCGGGGGGCGGGCGACGTGAGCGCGCTGGTCGGCGACGAGCGGCACCCGATGAAGCGGGTGCACGACATCGGCGTCTTCGAGGCGACCGTCCCCGGCGAGGTGCTCGACTACCGGCTCGACGTCGACGGCGTGCGCCACGACGACCCGTACCGGCACCCGCCCACCCTCGGCGAGCTGGACCTGCACCTGATCGGCGAGGGCCGGCACGAGCGGTTGTGGGAGGCGCTCGGCGCCCGGGTGCGCGACGGCGGTGTCGCGTTCGCGGTGTGGGCGCCCAACGCCCGGGGCGTGCGGCTGGTCGGCGACGTCACCGGCTGGGCGCCCGACGACGGCTGGCCGATGCGCTCACTCGGCGCGACCGGCGTCTGGGAGATCTTCGTCCCCGGGGCGGGCGCCGGCACCCGGTACAAGTACCGCATCCTCGGCGCCGACGGGTACTGGCGGGACAAGGCCGACCCGCTCGCCGCGTACGCGGAGGTGGCGCCGGCCACCGCCTCGGTGGTGCACCGGTCGGCGTACGAGTGGTCCGACGCCGAGTGGCTGTCGCGGCGGGCACAGCGGCAGCCGCACCAGGAGCCGATGAGCGTGTACGAGGTGCACCTCGGCTCGTGGCGGCCGGGGCTGGGCTACCGGGAGCTGGCCGAGCAGTTGGCCGCGTACGTGGTGGAGCTGGGCTTCACCCACGTGGAGTTCCTGCCGGTGATGGAGCACCCGTTCGGCGGTTCCTGGGGCTACCAGGTCACCGGCTACTACGCCCCGACGGCCCGGTTCGGCAACCCGGACGACTTCCGTTACCTGGTGGACCGGCTGCACGCCGCCGGGATCGGGGTG
This is a stretch of genomic DNA from Micromonospora sp. WMMD1082. It encodes these proteins:
- a CDS encoding NAD(+)/NADH kinase, whose protein sequence is MDRIRLGLVLHPTRDVSPVVDTIAAWAARHDAALAVRAEDRQRVPDPVQAMSEKDLVAGTDVLVSIGGDGTMLGALRMAVDDPKPVLGVHLGKLGFLVEVEPPELPAALDRLLTGEYIVEAHSCLACDVCGDDVVAFNDIALIRQPGQGFVTATLAVNGQQYGYYRCDALVVSTPIGSTAYSYAAGGPLISPATRAVVVTPSAPMSGISRSVVVSPDEMVRLELRPGSAPVAVEVDGMVIRDGSTSGAVDIRYRHDAGLVVRLDPRRYQERSQLKLSLLDLPLLPEQLRELLPESLRRQLGRRELPPPR
- a CDS encoding response regulator transcription factor; translation: MIRVLLVDDERMVCAHLRTILTAAGLDVVGEAHDGAEAVEAVVRLHPDVMLIDLRMPGVDGLTAIERIATLPRSPRIVALTTFDLDEYVLRALRAGAVGFLVKSTSPEELVDLVRAAAAGNTVLSPVAAQRLVGNIGHHRQQARDICASLTEREREVLENLGAGWSNHQIGRRLHLSEATVKGHVSRLLVKLGCSNRTEAALLARDAGLGTRR
- a CDS encoding histidine kinase encodes the protein MGRSRVLSVAVDVSVALVAAAVGTGLELSGPGPDTHLVAAPTWVYVAAQVTAAAMLLARRRRPYTAALTIAAISVFAPAWAAVIAPYSVTVHGGGRRWRQWAVIAVLAVAFLVGARAWAIADPFSAPAVILCSALLGMYVRARRSLVAELTERAERAERERLLLAEQARADERIKLAGEMHDAVTHRINLMVLQAGALRVSTTDPAARAAAEELRVAGCQALAELRDLVGVLRSGDGTPAGPAEPAGESDLASLVDDSRAVGFPVRLVEEGDPAMVAPTVRRTLFRLVQESLTNVHKHAPGADATVAVSYGRHGVNATVSNTPRRRPPDLDLTAVGGGSGLDGLRRRVEVVGGTLTAGSTPDGGFTVSATLPVYVPTGAGR
- a CDS encoding DUF418 domain-containing protein, encoding METSRHRTDRGDAIDRPQLSGPMAPAGATSTVADVSTAGPRIDALDTLRGFALCGILLINIYQQVVFQGQAAGKAPHLPTAVQLLFYERFYPIFAILFGVGFGIFLQRAATRTGRPRLVLARRLAVLLLIGTAHFLFHPGEALTAYALAGLLVLLPLSYVGGRVALVVAVMLLLVGAQLVVGFGPIPGLLALGYALTMLDVPSGLERRTGRVAAAFVIFAALTATWIVLALRQVDLPFVNVTGGPGGGVSLLGPLAGIVTGLAYCCGLLLLLRTSAGPALSAILSPMGRMALTNYLSATVLFLVAGPRLGIDSTGDLPQIIGLTVGIIVVQAVWSVLWLRSFRYGPAEWAWRCLTWWRRAPIRRRTAAAPT
- the pgm gene encoding phosphoglucomutase (alpha-D-glucose-1,6-bisphosphate-dependent); this encodes MSHPRAGQPAEPADLVDVPRLVTAYYTEHPDPADAAQQVSFGTSGHRGSSLRNAFNSDHILAVTQALCDYRREQGLDGPLFLGRDTHALSTPAAVDALEVLAANDVTVLLDSRDGYTPTPAVSHAILTHNRGRTAGLADGIVITPSHNPPDDGGFKYNPTHGGPADSDVTKWIQDRANAILAAGLKEVRRIPYARARAADTTGTYDFLGRYVDDLPSAIDLDAVRAAGVRIGADPLGGASVDYWGEIAQRHRLDLTVVNPAVDPTWRFMTLDGDGKIRMDCSSPNAMASLIARRADYQVATGNDADADRHGIVTPDAGLMNPNHYLAVAIAHLFRTREQWGPDAAIGKTLVSSSMIDRVAADLGRPLLEVPVGFKWFVPGLLDGAVGFGGEESAGASFLRRDGGTWTTDKDGILLCLLAAEIIASTGRTPSEHWAALADRFGAPAYARIDAPATREQKAVLGKLSPDQIRATELAGEPITATLTTAPGNGAPIGGLKVTTASGWFAARPSGTEDVYKIYAESFQGPEHLARVQQEAQDLVTEVLANA
- the glgC gene encoding glucose-1-phosphate adenylyltransferase — encoded protein: MAAKVLAIVLAGGEGKRLMPLTTDRAKPAVPFGGMYRMVDFVLSNLANAGYLKIVVLTQYKSHSLDRHITKTWRMSTLLGNYVTPVPAQQRRGPWWFAGSADAIYQSFNLIYDEQPDHVIVFGADHIYRMDPRQMVEDHIASGAGVTVAGIRQPLSTADQFGVIEVGEDGRRIRAFREKPTDAVGLPDAPDEIYASMGNYVFSTRALIDAVERDADDKTSKHDMGGSIIPMLVERGEANVYDFRDNKVPGSTERDLGYWRDVGTLDSFYDAHMDLINVHPVFNLYNFDWPIYTEQPPYPPAKFVHQWGERVGRAVASMVSPGAVISGSLVENSIVSPKVKVHSWAHVDGAVLMEGVEIGRHAVVRRAILDKNVYVPEGAEIGVDLERDRQRYTVSDNGIVVIGKGQKVEP
- the glgA gene encoding glycogen synthase, with product MTDSARLRVDLLTREYPPEVYGGAGVHVEYLARELRPLADVRVHCFGASRTEPGVRAYAEPAALAGANAALRTMGVDLEMAAGCAGADVVHSHTWYANLAGHTAKLLYGVPHVVTAHSLEPLRPWKAEQLGGGYALSSWCERTAVEAADAVIAVSEGMRRDVLAAYPAVDPDRVKVIYNGIDTAQYAPDPDTDVLARLGIDPALPSVVYVGRITRQKGLPHLLRAARELPPETQLVLLAGAPDTAEIAAEVKGLVAELRSRRSGVVWVAEMLPKSEVIQVLTHATIFVCPSVYEPMGIVNLEAMACETAVVATATGGIPEVVADGETGLLVPIEQGGLDGTPADPARFEADLAARLTELLANPEHAAALGRAGRRRAVEHFSWDAIARQTLDLYHSVLR
- a CDS encoding alpha-1,4-glucan--maltose-1-phosphate maltosyltransferase, producing MSGRFPIEDVSPVVSCGRYPARAVVGELVPVSVIAYREGHDALGCNVVWLGPDGLARPFTRMRPGEPGRDRWHATIAPDAVGEWIFTVEAFSDPYLSWHDAVTKKIAAGQGPEDLANDLADGVRVLRAAAELVPAAARASLDTAVSALRDTARPLPRRVSPALELADLLWAHPVRELVTTGEEYRIWVDRPRALFSAWYEFFPRSEGAIPATVDAPARSGTFATAVERLPGVAEMGFDVLYLPPIHPIGRVNRKGPNNSLVAGPDDVGSPWAIGAEEGGHDAIHPDLGTPEDFREFVAAAAEHGLEVAMDLALQCAPDHPWVTEHPEWFTTRADGSIAYAENPPKKYQDIYPLNFDNDPEGIRAEVLRVVRHWVGEGVKIFRVDNPHTKPVDFWHWLIWEVKKVDPDVLFLAEAFTRPAMMHGLAKVGFTQSYTYFTWRTSPAQLREYCAELVAAADYMRPNFWPNTPDILHESLQHGGPPMFKIRAVLAALLSPSWGMYAGYELFEHVPRPGAEEYLDNEKYQLRPRDWAGALARGRSLAPFIATLNRVRRDNPALHRLRNLVFHDIDNPALLCWSKRDPATGNTVLVVCSFDSHSVQWGNTTLDMPALGLDWHDRFTVHDELTGASYDWGQRNAVRLDPYLQPAHVLTLRRPPPPPATPAVPAGPATPAAPAGPAAPAVPAVSAGSAAPAASATKDDVRWTS